A portion of the Saccharomyces paradoxus chromosome XV, complete sequence genome contains these proteins:
- a CDS encoding uncharacterized protein (similar to YOR389W): MRFHRQGVSATVGVLLIILFGFCWKLSGSYGIVSTALPHNDSATKISNAPSIRWDNYHEFVRDIDFDNSTAIFNSIRAALRQSPSDIHPVGVSYFPAVIPKGTLMYHAGSKVPTTFEWLAMDHEFSYSFGLRSPSYGRKSLERRHGRFGNGTHGDRPKGPPPPDERGRSSQKMLTYRAARDLNKFLYLDGASAAKTDSGEMDTQLMLSNVIKKKLDLPDDGENERMVERLYAARICKWGKPLGLDGVIRVEVGFEVILCDFSADNVELVSMLDMVHPNQYLGLPSPTVISKEEGWPLDEDGNLVEDQLTDDQKAILEREDGWEKALSNFNAVKSFNWLRAGAAHDNGEHRIHIDYRYLVSGINRTYIAPDPNNRRLLDEGMTWEKQLEMVDELEKALEVGFDATQSMDWQLAFDELVIKFAPLIKSVSNILNSDGDINESIAINATALTLNFCLRFEAASNNSDQFGSGKDFALYQYVSPYQDLKTDADFLIWSSAVSVVGEIVDVIYKVNDLLIPEVYSFMKDNTTSRDLQEHVETARSAVDGLIESLGWIELNYRCETQCNWDEVCYTPSWGPSPMGMTDPDSHNEGFGTHFDESRQRLVINNKLQCISINDLMVNHNH; the protein is encoded by the coding sequence ATGGCATAGTATCAACTGCCCTACCACACAACGACTCTGCAActaaaatttcaaatgcaCCTTCTATACGGTGGGATAATTACCATGAGTTTGTCAGAGACATTGATTTCGATAACAGCACGGCTATCTTCAATTCCATTCGAGCTGCTTTAAGACAATCTCCATCAGATATACATCCTGTTGGTGTATCTTATTTCCCCGCCGTAATCCCCAAGGGAACTTTAATGTACCATGCCGGATCAAAAGTGCCAACCACTTTCGAATGGCTAGCTATGGACCACGAGTTCAGCTACTCTTTTGGCTTGAGGTCGCCATCatatggaagaaaatcTCTGGAAAGAAGGCATGGGAGATTCGGCAATGGCACACATGGCGATCGTCCAAAGGGGCCACCACCACCAGACGAAAGAGGTCGTAGTTCTCAAAAGATGCTTACTTATAGAGCAGCACGGGACCTCaacaaatttctttatcttgATGGGGCTTCCGCTGCGAAAACTGATTCAGGAGAGATGGACACGCAGCTAATGTTGTCGAATGttatcaagaagaaattggacCTTCCAGATGACGGTGAAAACGAACGAATGGTAGAACGACTCTACGCCGCCAGAATATGTAAGTGGGGAAAACCGCTCGGGCTTGACGGAGTCATTAGGGTGGAGGTTGGCTTTGAAGTCATCTTGTGTGATTTTTCGGCTGACAACGTCGAGCTCGTCTCAATGCTAGACATGGTTCATCCGAACCAATACCTGGGTCTGCCATCACCTACCGTCATATCAAAGGAAGAGGGTTGGCCTCTAGATGAGGACGGAAATCTAGTTGAAGATCAGCTAACGGATGACCAAAAGGCGATTCTCGAAAGAGAAGATGGTTGGGAGAAGGCTTTATCTAATTTCAACGCCGTTAAGAGTTTCAATTGGTTAAGAGCGGGTGCAGCTCATGACAACGGGGAGCATCGAATCCATATTGACTACAGGTACCTAGTGAGCGGAATAAACAGGACTTACATTGCTCCTGATCCTAACAACAGAAGATTACTTGATGAGGGAATGACATGGGAAAAACAACTGGAGATGGTTGATGAACTAGAGAAGGCTCTGGAAGTCGGGTTTGACGCCACACAAAGTATGGACTGGCAATTAGCATTCGATGAGCTTGTCATTAAATTTGCACCATTGATAAAATCTGTTAGTAACATACTGAACAGCGATGGTGATATTAATGAGTCAATTGCCATCAATGCGACAGCACTCACGTTGAACTTTTGTCTTCGGTTTGAGGCTGCAAGTAACAACAGTGATCAATTCGGTAGTGGGAAAGATTTTGCTCTATACCAATATGTCAGTCCATACCAGGACTTGAAAACGGATGCAGACTTTTTGATTTGGTCATCTGCTGTCAGCGTTGTCGGAGAAATTGTTGATGTCATTTATAAAGTGAATGATTTATTGATACCTGAAGTTTACTCTTTTATGAAAGATAATACAACTTCCAGAGACTTGCAAGAGCATGTTGAAACGGCTCGCTCCGCTGTCGATGGCTTAATTGAATCTTTAGGGTGGATTGAGCTAAATTACCGTTGTGAGACGCAATGCAATTGGGATGAAGTTTGCTACACTCCTTCTTGGGGCCCATCTCCAATGGGCATGACTGACCCAGATTCCCATAATGAGGGATTTGGAACGCACTTTGATGAATCTCGACAAAGATTGGTTATTAACAATAAACTACAATGTATCAGTATAAATGATTTGATGGTTAATCATAACCATTAA